From Endozoicomonas sp. 8E, the proteins below share one genomic window:
- the trkA gene encoding Trk system potassium transporter TrkA: protein MKIIILGAGQVGGTLAENLANEENDITVVDANGELLRELQDRIDIRTIQGMASFPSVLKQAGADDADMLVAVTNSDEVNMVACQIAYTLFHTPSKIARIRQAAYLNRENLFGDDAMPIDVLISPEQVVTNYIRRLLERPGALQVLDFADGRAQLVAMRAYYGGPLVGQELRYLREHMPNVDTRVAAIFRRGKAIMPKGTTVIEADDEVFFIADRCHIRAVMSELQRLDDDYKRIIIAGGGNIGLRLAQSAENDFKVKIIEQNMERCQFLSETLIKAMVFNGNASDKELLISENIEETDVFCALTNDDEANVMAAMLAKRLGARKVMALINNPAYVDLVQGGEIDIAISPQQATIGSLLKHVRRGDVVNVHSLRRGAAEAIEAIAHGDENSSRVVGKTVQQVELPPGTTIGAIVRNDEVLIAHDTTRIQSGDHIILFLTNKKRIHEVEQLFQVGLGFF, encoded by the coding sequence ATGAAAATCATCATTCTCGGTGCCGGACAAGTAGGCGGAACCCTGGCTGAAAACCTGGCCAATGAAGAGAACGACATCACGGTTGTGGATGCCAACGGAGAGCTTCTCAGAGAGTTGCAGGATCGTATTGATATCCGGACTATTCAGGGTATGGCCTCGTTCCCCTCTGTACTCAAACAGGCCGGTGCTGATGATGCCGACATGCTGGTGGCGGTAACCAACAGCGACGAAGTGAACATGGTGGCCTGCCAGATTGCCTATACCCTCTTTCACACACCTTCCAAGATTGCCCGTATTCGCCAGGCGGCTTACCTGAACAGGGAAAACCTGTTTGGCGATGATGCCATGCCCATCGACGTATTGATCAGCCCCGAGCAGGTGGTGACCAACTACATTCGACGCCTTCTTGAACGCCCCGGTGCCCTTCAGGTTCTCGACTTTGCCGATGGCCGTGCCCAGCTGGTGGCCATGAGAGCTTATTATGGCGGTCCATTGGTCGGCCAGGAGTTGCGCTACCTGCGTGAACATATGCCTAACGTTGACACCCGTGTGGCTGCCATTTTCCGCCGTGGTAAGGCCATCATGCCCAAGGGGACCACCGTGATCGAGGCCGACGATGAAGTGTTCTTCATCGCCGACCGCTGTCATATCCGGGCTGTCATGAGTGAACTGCAGAGGCTTGATGATGATTACAAACGTATCATCATTGCCGGTGGCGGTAACATTGGTTTGCGCCTCGCCCAGTCGGCTGAAAATGATTTCAAGGTAAAAATCATTGAGCAGAATATGGAGCGCTGTCAGTTCCTGTCTGAGACTCTGATCAAAGCCATGGTTTTCAACGGCAATGCATCCGATAAAGAGCTGCTGATTTCTGAAAACATCGAAGAGACGGATGTCTTTTGTGCCCTGACCAACGATGATGAAGCCAACGTCATGGCCGCTATGCTGGCCAAACGACTGGGCGCCCGAAAAGTCATGGCCCTGATCAATAATCCTGCTTACGTTGATCTGGTCCAGGGCGGCGAAATTGATATTGCGATTTCTCCACAGCAGGCCACCATCGGCAGTCTTCTCAAACACGTACGAAGAGGGGATGTTGTCAATGTTCACTCACTTCGTCGTGGTGCAGCAGAAGCCATTGAAGCCATTGCTCATGGCGATGAAAATTCATCCAGAGTCGTCGGTAAAACGGTTCAGCAGGTCGAGCTGCCCCCCGGAACAACCATCGGAGCCATAGTCAGAAACGATGAAGTGTTGATTGCACACGACACAACCCGTATACAGTCCGGGGATCATATCATTCTGTTCCTGACCAACAAGAAACGTATTCACGAAGTAGAACAACTGTTTCAGGTTGGACTGGGGTTCTTTTAA
- a CDS encoding TrkH family potassium uptake protein has product MQFSVVLPVLGILLMLFSFSSLPPLAVAMIYGESEISLFLYTFFLTFLIGFLFWFPFRKIKSDLRPRDGFIITVLFWVVLGGMGSLPLLLMTDPELSVTDAVFESMSGLTTTGATILTGIDHLPKSILFYRQQLQWLGGMGIIVLAVAIMPMLGVGGMQLYRTETPGPIKDNKLTPRIKETAKALWLLYLTLTAVCALGYWLAGMNLFDAVSHSFSTIAIGGFSTHDASIGYFESPLINATATFFMLVAGVNFALHFFAWRNKSTYHYWKDPEFRTYLLILLVVSLITVAGLYLSATYDLANSLDYGIFEVVSAATTTGYATSGFSAWPTFLPLLLFMTSFIGGCAGSTAGGIKVIRVLLIFKQGVRELRRLVHPNAVYSIKLGGKAVHSRVGEAVWGFFATYVFLFAVMILAVMATGVDLTTAFSTVASSMNNLGPALGEAAENYSTLPDTAKWILCFAMLLGRLEIFTLLVLFTPTFWKY; this is encoded by the coding sequence ATGCAGTTTTCTGTCGTTTTGCCCGTCCTGGGTATTCTCTTGATGCTATTCAGCTTCTCCAGTCTTCCGCCTCTGGCAGTGGCGATGATCTATGGGGAATCTGAAATTTCACTGTTTTTATATACTTTTTTTCTGACTTTTCTTATTGGTTTCTTATTCTGGTTTCCCTTTAGAAAAATTAAATCGGACCTTCGCCCCCGCGACGGCTTTATTATCACCGTTCTTTTCTGGGTGGTCCTGGGAGGCATGGGTTCCCTGCCACTTTTATTAATGACAGACCCAGAACTCAGTGTCACTGATGCCGTATTCGAGTCCATGTCGGGCCTGACCACCACTGGCGCTACAATACTGACGGGCATCGATCACCTGCCCAAATCGATCCTCTTTTATCGCCAGCAACTTCAGTGGCTGGGAGGCATGGGTATCATTGTTCTGGCTGTCGCTATAATGCCCATGCTGGGAGTCGGTGGGATGCAGCTGTATCGGACAGAAACGCCGGGACCGATAAAGGACAACAAACTGACGCCCCGAATTAAGGAAACCGCGAAAGCACTCTGGCTTCTCTACCTGACATTAACGGCAGTGTGTGCACTGGGCTACTGGCTGGCAGGTATGAACCTTTTTGATGCCGTGAGCCACAGCTTTTCCACCATAGCCATTGGTGGATTCTCAACCCATGATGCCAGTATTGGCTATTTTGAATCACCACTGATTAATGCCACGGCTACCTTCTTTATGCTGGTAGCCGGTGTTAACTTTGCCCTCCACTTTTTCGCCTGGCGCAACAAATCTACTTACCATTACTGGAAAGACCCCGAGTTTCGCACTTACTTGCTGATCCTTCTGGTGGTTTCATTGATTACGGTGGCAGGCCTCTACCTCTCTGCCACTTATGATCTGGCAAACTCCCTTGATTACGGTATTTTTGAAGTGGTTTCTGCTGCCACGACCACCGGTTATGCCACCAGCGGTTTCTCAGCCTGGCCAACATTCCTGCCACTCCTTCTCTTTATGACCAGTTTTATCGGGGGATGTGCTGGCTCGACGGCAGGAGGGATTAAGGTGATTCGTGTGCTGCTGATCTTCAAACAGGGAGTAAGAGAACTTCGTCGTCTGGTTCATCCTAACGCTGTTTACTCCATCAAACTGGGTGGCAAGGCTGTTCACAGTCGAGTCGGTGAGGCGGTCTGGGGGTTCTTTGCCACCTATGTATTCCTGTTTGCGGTTATGATACTGGCTGTGATGGCAACAGGTGTTGATTTGACTACCGCTTTTTCTACCGTCGCTTCCAGCATGAATAACCTGGGCCCCGCTCTGGGAGAAGCCGCCGAAAACTACAGCACGCTCCCTGATACAGCAAAATGGATTCTCTGTTTTGCCATGCTGCTGGGTCGTCTGGAAATCTTCACGCTGCTGGTACTGTTCACACCCACATTCTGGAAATACTGA
- the glyQ gene encoding glycine--tRNA ligase subunit alpha — protein sequence MTSQSTPDIKTFQGLILALQQFWARQGCVIMQPLDMEVGAGTFHPATFLRAIGPENWNSAYVQPSRRPTDGRYGENPNRLQHYYQFQVVMKPSPDNIQELYLDSLKELGIDPLVHDLRFVEDNWESPTLGAWGLGWEVWMNGMEVTQFTYFQQVGGIECYPVTGEITYGLERLAMYIQGVDNVYDLVWTEGPQGIVSYGDVFHQQEVEMSTFNFEQADTQELFHQFDFYEGESIRLVEAGLPLPAYEYVLKASHTFNLLDARHAISVTERQRFILRVRTLARAVAKAYFDARHNLGFPLASEDIREEVLASLKASKTQEKK from the coding sequence GTGACTTCTCAAAGCACGCCTGATATCAAGACATTCCAGGGCCTTATTTTGGCCCTTCAGCAGTTCTGGGCTCGCCAGGGCTGTGTCATTATGCAGCCGCTGGACATGGAAGTGGGTGCAGGCACCTTCCATCCAGCGACGTTCCTTCGCGCTATCGGTCCGGAAAACTGGAATTCTGCCTATGTGCAGCCCAGCCGTCGTCCAACGGATGGTCGTTATGGTGAGAACCCAAACCGTCTTCAGCACTACTATCAGTTCCAGGTGGTGATGAAACCTTCTCCGGATAACATTCAGGAACTTTACCTGGACTCCCTGAAAGAGCTGGGCATTGATCCCCTGGTTCATGACCTTCGCTTTGTAGAAGACAACTGGGAATCCCCCACACTGGGCGCCTGGGGTCTGGGATGGGAGGTTTGGATGAATGGCATGGAAGTCACACAGTTCACCTACTTCCAGCAAGTGGGTGGTATTGAGTGCTATCCGGTGACTGGCGAGATCACCTACGGCCTTGAGCGTCTGGCCATGTATATTCAGGGTGTTGATAACGTCTACGATCTGGTTTGGACTGAAGGCCCACAGGGCATAGTATCTTATGGCGACGTCTTCCATCAGCAGGAAGTAGAGATGTCTACGTTCAACTTTGAACAGGCTGACACTCAGGAACTGTTCCATCAGTTCGATTTTTATGAAGGTGAATCCATACGTCTGGTCGAGGCTGGATTGCCTCTGCCTGCCTACGAGTATGTCCTGAAAGCTTCCCATACATTCAACCTTCTGGACGCCCGGCACGCCATCTCGGTGACAGAGCGTCAGCGCTTTATTCTGCGAGTCAGAACGCTCGCCAGAGCTGTAGCCAAAGCCTACTTTGACGCTCGCCATAACCTCGGCTTCCCACTGGCCAGTGAAGATATCCGTGAAGAAGTTCTGGCCAGTCTGAAAGCCAGCAAGACACAGGAGAAGAAGTAA